A region of Bacteroidota bacterium DNA encodes the following proteins:
- a CDS encoding GNAT family N-acetyltransferase gives MAANSAANLLIKKATPADVPLIIDLIKQLAIYEKLEAEAKATPAAIETYLFSDKAVAECLLAFAADECVGFALFFHNFSTFVGKPGIYLEDLFIKEAYRGLGYGKQLLLHLVQIAKERNCGRVEWSVLDWNEPAIQFYKSLGATAMSEWTVYRLDDKAINQLLTPHAG, from the coding sequence ATGGCAGCAAACAGTGCAGCAAACCTGCTTATAAAAAAAGCTACCCCGGCCGATGTGCCTTTAATTATTGATTTAATAAAACAACTGGCCATATACGAAAAGCTGGAAGCGGAAGCCAAAGCAACTCCGGCCGCTATTGAAACCTATTTGTTTAGCGATAAAGCGGTAGCGGAATGTTTACTGGCTTTTGCAGCTGATGAGTGCGTAGGCTTTGCCTTGTTTTTTCATAATTTCAGCACTTTTGTAGGCAAGCCGGGTATTTATTTGGAAGATTTATTTATTAAAGAGGCATACCGAGGTTTGGGTTACGGTAAACAGCTATTGCTGCATTTGGTACAAATAGCCAAAGAACGCAACTGCGGCAGGGTAGAGTGGAGTGTGTTGGACTGGAACGAACCTGCCATACAGTTTTATAAAAGTTTAGGTGCTACCGCCATGAGCGAGTGGACTGTTTACCGTTTAGATGATAAAGCCATTAACCAATTACTGACTCCGCATGCAGGTTAA
- the rnhA gene encoding ribonuclease HI: MQVKVYTDGSARGNPGNGGYGIVMVSGKHRKELSAGYRYTTNNRMELLAVIVAIQQLKFPNTEVDIYTDSKYVCEAIEKRWVFGWHAKNFAGKKNGDLWREFLKIYSKHKIKMHWVKGHAGHVENERCDVLATQAADGGNLLVDTQYELESKNANGLV; the protein is encoded by the coding sequence ATGCAGGTTAAAGTATATACCGATGGTTCGGCCAGGGGAAACCCCGGCAATGGCGGTTACGGCATAGTAATGGTAAGTGGTAAGCACCGCAAGGAGCTGTCTGCGGGTTACCGATATACCACCAATAACCGCATGGAGCTATTGGCCGTAATTGTAGCCATACAGCAATTAAAGTTTCCGAATACGGAAGTGGATATATATACCGATAGCAAATATGTATGCGAAGCCATTGAAAAACGCTGGGTGTTTGGCTGGCATGCCAAGAACTTTGCAGGCAAAAAGAATGGCGACTTATGGCGCGAGTTTTTAAAAATATACAGTAAGCATAAAATAAAAATGCATTGGGTAAAGGGCCATGCTGGCCATGTGGAGAATGAGCGTTGCGATGTGTTAGCCACCCAGGCAGCCGATGGCGGCAACCTGTTGGTTGATACGCAATATGAGCTGGAAAGCAAAAACGCCAATGGTTTGGTGTAA